In Deltaproteobacteria bacterium, a single window of DNA contains:
- a CDS encoding rubrerythrin family protein: MAAIKGTKTHDNLKAAFAGESQANRRYLYFAKVADVEGYPEVAGNFRDTAEGETGHAHGHLDFLKSAGDPATNLPIGPTEDNLKAAVAGETYEYTTMYPGFAKTAREEGFNEVAEWFETLAKAEKQHAGKFQKMLESIK, translated from the coding sequence ATGGCCGCGATCAAGGGCACCAAGACGCACGACAACCTGAAGGCCGCATTTGCTGGCGAGAGCCAGGCGAACCGCCGCTACCTGTACTTCGCGAAGGTGGCCGACGTGGAGGGCTACCCCGAGGTGGCCGGCAACTTCCGCGACACCGCCGAGGGTGAGACGGGCCACGCGCACGGCCACCTGGACTTCCTCAAGTCGGCCGGCGACCCGGCGACCAACCTGCCCATCGGTCCCACCGAGGACAACCTCAAGGCCGCGGTGGCCGGCGAGACCTACGAGTACACGACCATGTACCCGGGCTTCGCCAAGACCGCGCGCGAGGAGGGCTTCAACGAGGTGGCCGAGTGGTTCGAGACCCTCGCCAAGGCCGAGAAGCAGCACGCCGGCAAGTTCCAGAAGATGCTCGAGAGCATCAAGTAA